The following are encoded in a window of Pseudoalteromonas tetraodonis genomic DNA:
- a CDS encoding ATP-binding protein, giving the protein MRLPLIHSLQGKMLLYLALPVMLIIASILSYWYSTSLNQAVIQAKLNLSQTADTIAAKVNEETQLAVRTTEIMALAQQNGLFGDREASINFVRAVLKMNPSFVGASFGYEPNADNQDQAYINAPPLKEGVYVDQTGRFLPYWHRDFNDSERLLLEPLVDMESSLYYEGVRQQFLRDGNTETMITEPYVYEGRMLVEQSSPIIINGEFVGMASVDRALADITEFLQTIKQQLKIDVLLLSQRDNVIATTLNHSGLKTKAILDTDYASIAKQLKSQGQAREILSANDPFDSGIFYFDKAKVATGHWTVIVRRSETDIIGPIQAQFSPLLAAAFASVLLVFLLFWYFINRTTKRINIAIKSVEQLANGDLSIHVQKYMTQKDELGTMFRSFERLIKASKDIDQVCSAIAAGDFSQTVSKRSPYDSLSDSINLMSSKRHEAEQALLEQTIELRRTQQELVEAEKMSSLGSLVSGVAHEVNTPLGVCVTATSHLREMLIETKNKVASGTLSKTEFSEFISEVDLSCDILLKNMQRAADLISSFKRVAVDQTTEELRNLYVSSYFNEVLKSLYHTLKATPVDITISATEPEPEVYSDPGALAQILTNLVMNSIIHGFQNGRKKGQISVHIEYLDSVCIHYQDSGQGMTDEVQKKVFDPFYTTNRAGGGSGLGMNIVYNLVVHRLKGQIAVKQKESTGVYFFIQFPVTPPN; this is encoded by the coding sequence CACTCTTTGCAAGGAAAGATGCTGCTGTATTTGGCATTGCCCGTCATGCTCATTATTGCCAGTATCTTGAGTTATTGGTATTCAACTAGCCTTAATCAGGCTGTTATACAAGCAAAACTAAATTTAAGCCAGACGGCAGATACGATTGCCGCGAAGGTAAATGAAGAAACGCAATTAGCGGTACGCACTACAGAGATTATGGCCTTAGCACAGCAAAATGGGTTGTTTGGTGATAGAGAGGCAAGTATTAATTTTGTTCGTGCAGTGCTTAAAATGAACCCTTCATTTGTGGGGGCTTCGTTTGGTTATGAGCCTAATGCCGATAATCAAGATCAAGCCTATATTAATGCTCCACCGTTAAAAGAGGGCGTTTATGTAGACCAAACTGGCCGTTTTTTACCTTATTGGCATCGTGATTTTAATGACTCTGAACGTTTGTTACTTGAGCCCTTGGTCGATATGGAATCAAGTCTTTATTATGAGGGAGTACGTCAACAGTTTTTACGTGATGGTAATACCGAGACGATGATCACTGAGCCCTATGTTTACGAGGGAAGAATGCTGGTTGAACAAAGTTCGCCAATTATTATTAATGGCGAATTTGTCGGTATGGCAAGTGTAGATAGAGCACTTGCTGATATAACGGAATTCTTACAAACCATAAAGCAGCAACTAAAAATTGATGTTTTGTTACTCAGCCAACGTGACAACGTGATTGCCACGACATTAAATCATTCAGGACTAAAAACGAAAGCCATTTTAGACACAGATTATGCAAGTATAGCCAAACAGCTAAAATCACAGGGGCAAGCAAGAGAAATATTATCTGCTAACGATCCTTTTGATTCTGGAATATTCTATTTTGATAAAGCCAAGGTTGCCACTGGGCATTGGACAGTGATAGTGCGTCGCTCTGAAACCGATATTATTGGGCCTATTCAAGCGCAATTTAGCCCATTATTGGCAGCGGCTTTTGCAAGTGTATTACTGGTGTTTTTACTCTTTTGGTATTTTATTAACCGAACAACCAAGCGTATTAATATTGCGATTAAATCTGTTGAACAGCTAGCTAATGGAGATTTATCTATTCATGTTCAAAAGTATATGACTCAAAAGGATGAGCTTGGCACCATGTTTAGAAGCTTTGAGCGTTTAATTAAAGCCAGTAAAGATATTGATCAGGTTTGCTCTGCGATTGCAGCTGGGGATTTTTCTCAAACAGTTTCTAAGCGCAGCCCTTATGACAGTTTAAGTGATTCTATTAATTTAATGTCGAGTAAACGCCATGAGGCAGAGCAGGCTCTACTTGAGCAAACCATAGAGCTTCGTCGCACTCAGCAGGAACTTGTTGAAGCAGAGAAAATGTCTTCACTTGGAAGTTTAGTCAGTGGTGTGGCACATGAGGTGAATACACCGTTAGGTGTTTGTGTGACAGCGACATCTCATTTGCGAGAAATGTTAATTGAAACTAAAAACAAAGTGGCTTCTGGCACCTTAAGTAAAACAGAGTTTAGTGAGTTTATTAGTGAAGTTGATTTAAGCTGTGACATTTTGCTAAAAAACATGCAACGTGCCGCTGATTTAATAAGCAGTTTTAAACGTGTAGCGGTTGATCAAACAACCGAAGAATTACGTAATTTGTATGTAAGTAGTTATTTTAATGAGGTGCTAAAAAGCCTCTATCATACCCTTAAAGCAACACCGGTTGATATTACCATTAGTGCAACGGAGCCTGAGCCAGAAGTGTATTCTGATCCCGGTGCCTTAGCGCAAATTCTCACTAATCTAGTAATGAATTCAATTATTCACGGTTTTCAAAATGGTAGAAAAAAAGGGCAGATAAGTGTTCATATTGAGTACTTAGACTCTGTCTGTATTCATTATCAAGACAGTGGTCAAGGCATGACAGATGAAGTTCAGAAAAAAGTGTTTGACCCGTTTTACACTACAAATAGAGCGGGTGGCGGCAGTGGCTTGGGGATGAATATTGTTTATAACCTCGTAGTTCACCGCCTGAAAGGGCAAATTGCAGTAAAGCAAAAAGAATCCACAGGCGTTTATTTTTTCATTCAATTTCCGGTAACGCCACCGAATTAA